One Chloroflexota bacterium DNA segment encodes these proteins:
- a CDS encoding ATP-binding cassette domain-containing protein, giving the protein MAMLNIVDVKKSFAGTEAVRGVSFNVEPGELFGVLGPNGAGKTTTIRMILDILRPDSGSIEVLGGAMDEAKKNRIGYLPEERGLYRNLKVLDCMVYLATLKGLERNEARKRASAYLERVELGHVAQKKVSELSKGMQQKVQFGTTILHEPDIVIIDEPFEALDPVNTRMVKDLLFDIRREGRAVLMCTHQMHLIEEMCDRIVMFNRGEIVLNGTLRDVRRRFAPNAVWVEGHGSFDNLPGIESVQAENGQVQLNLQAGTSPQSVFQALASRSDTTVDRFEVAIPSLDDIFVRVVNGERGQ; this is encoded by the coding sequence ATGGCAATGTTAAATATTGTTGATGTTAAAAAATCTTTTGCCGGAACTGAAGCAGTTCGTGGAGTAAGTTTTAACGTCGAACCTGGCGAATTGTTTGGGGTACTTGGCCCCAATGGTGCGGGTAAAACCACCACTATCCGCATGATTTTGGATATTTTGCGCCCCGACAGTGGCTCGATTGAGGTGCTGGGCGGTGCAATGGATGAAGCCAAAAAGAACCGTATCGGCTACCTGCCCGAAGAACGCGGTCTGTATCGCAACCTTAAAGTTTTAGATTGTATGGTCTATTTGGCCACACTCAAAGGCCTTGAGCGCAATGAGGCTCGCAAACGTGCCAGCGCCTATCTCGAACGAGTCGAGCTTGGTCATGTTGCCCAAAAAAAGGTCAGCGAGCTAAGTAAAGGTATGCAGCAAAAAGTGCAATTTGGCACAACTATTTTGCACGAACCCGATATTGTAATTATCGACGAACCATTTGAAGCGCTTGACCCCGTGAACACGCGCATGGTCAAAGATCTGCTCTTTGATATTCGGCGTGAAGGTCGGGCAGTGCTGATGTGTACCCACCAAATGCACTTAATCGAAGAAATGTGCGACCGAATTGTGATGTTCAATCGTGGCGAGATTGTTTTGAATGGGACATTACGTGATGTGCGTCGCCGTTTTGCCCCCAATGCAGTGTGGGTCGAAGGTCATGGCTCATTCGATAATTTGCCAGGCATTGAGAGCGTCCAAGCTGAAAACGGCCAAGTGCAGCTCAATTTGCAAGCTGGTACCAGCCCTCAAAGTGTTTTCCAAGCCTTGGCCAGCCGCAGCGACACCACCGTTGATCGCTTTGAAGTGGCGATTCCCTCACTCGACGATATTTTTGTGCGAGTGGTTAATGGGGAGCGTGGCCAATGA
- a CDS encoding ABC transporter permease, producing the protein MNKAKWWTIAAHEYAVHAKRKGFLIATFGTPLLLAAIFAAIFAFIVFGDQSNSLGVVDQAGITNQLPATVTITDTLRKDVAIIRFDDENLAKTALSNQEIDGYLVVPSDYLQTGALRGVADEGNLSSDAQGRFKDYLQKALISHQAPLDGKRVLEPIDQVYNRKPNSDVEISEGQGILLFFTPYIFGIFFFITVFSSSAYLMTALVEEKESRVMEILATSMRPFELMMGKIVGLGLVGLTQISIWVGTALLGFTIARANIEGMANLTLPTNVLLIGVVMFIPAYLMVAGALGAIGAGVSAVQEGQQFSGIISLLMISPVWFITLIIESPNGPLALFLSLFPFTSPIVMMQRVALVSVPAWQIGLSVLLLIGMAIFMIWLSARIVRVGMLRYGKRLSWADVRRALSLGGQHGE; encoded by the coding sequence ATGAACAAGGCAAAATGGTGGACGATCGCTGCTCATGAATACGCTGTCCATGCCAAACGCAAAGGCTTTTTGATCGCCACTTTTGGCACACCACTGTTGCTAGCAGCAATCTTTGCGGCGATTTTTGCTTTTATCGTCTTTGGCGATCAGAGCAATAGCTTGGGGGTAGTTGATCAAGCTGGCATCACCAACCAACTACCAGCTACAGTCACAATCACCGATACATTGCGCAAAGATGTAGCAATCATTCGGTTTGATGATGAAAATTTAGCCAAAACTGCGCTCAGCAATCAAGAAATTGATGGCTATTTGGTTGTTCCCAGCGATTATTTGCAAACTGGCGCATTGCGTGGAGTTGCCGATGAGGGCAATTTGAGCAGCGATGCCCAAGGCCGCTTCAAAGATTACCTACAAAAAGCCTTGATCAGCCATCAAGCACCACTGGATGGCAAACGGGTATTGGAACCAATCGATCAGGTTTATAACCGCAAGCCTAATAGCGATGTTGAAATCAGCGAAGGCCAAGGTATTTTGCTGTTTTTCACGCCCTACATCTTTGGCATCTTCTTCTTCATCACCGTCTTTAGCTCAAGCGCTTATCTGATGACCGCCTTGGTCGAGGAAAAAGAATCGCGGGTAATGGAGATTTTAGCCACCTCAATGCGCCCATTCGAGCTGATGATGGGCAAAATTGTCGGGCTAGGCTTGGTTGGCTTAACTCAAATTAGCATCTGGGTTGGCACTGCCCTGCTCGGCTTTACGATTGCCCGCGCCAATATCGAAGGCATGGCCAATTTAACTTTACCAACCAATGTGTTGCTGATTGGCGTGGTGATGTTCATCCCAGCCTATTTGATGGTTGCAGGTGCACTCGGCGCAATCGGGGCTGGCGTTTCGGCAGTTCAAGAAGGCCAACAATTCTCAGGGATTATCTCGCTGCTGATGATTTCGCCAGTCTGGTTTATCACCTTGATTATTGAAAGCCCCAATGGCCCATTAGCGCTGTTCCTGAGCCTATTCCCCTTCACCTCGCCAATTGTGATGATGCAACGGGTGGCTTTAGTTAGCGTTCCAGCCTGGCAAATTGGCCTCTCGGTCTTGTTGCTGATTGGCATGGCGATCTTTATGATTTGGCTTTCAGCGCGGATCGTGCGGGTTGGTATGTTGCGCTATGGCAAACGACTTTCGTGGGCCGATGTACGGCGTGCCTTGAGCTTGGGAGGTCAGCATGGCGAATAA
- a CDS encoding ABC transporter permease, giving the protein MANKMFSVAQNEFIKHIRKPTFWLAVFGMPLMIAVISFLGRSDANSNRDGFAVPGLGDPAKISEDILAGKLKIGFVDQSGVIKGIPSSFDPQTASLYLQYPDIDQGLAALEKADIPALYVIPSDYVATGKVQRYSNQVNPFGDSLQSSLLELLLSTSLYPDTGSSYAFLTQQPTAQLKVEGPDGPINKAANEGERMQSAFILGMGLALLLYISIFSSANLLLQSLIEEKENRVIEVMLSSLRPRSLLQGKILGLGLLGLIQVSIWITIGAVVTGQGASLSSMLANVEIPLGAWFLALISFLLGYAMYASLMAGIGAVANTMRESSQLTVIVGLPIIIPLIFLSIIIDQPNGGFTTALSMFPLTAPVVLTIRSVLTNVPFWQVAVSVVLMTLTVLGLQFVTARMFRASTLLRGSKASFGAMWQALRQPE; this is encoded by the coding sequence ATGGCGAATAAAATGTTCAGCGTCGCCCAAAATGAATTTATCAAACATATTCGCAAGCCGACCTTTTGGTTGGCTGTGTTTGGTATGCCTTTGATGATTGCGGTGATTAGCTTTTTGGGTCGCTCGGATGCCAATAGCAATCGCGATGGTTTTGCGGTGCCAGGTTTAGGCGACCCCGCCAAAATCAGCGAAGATATTTTGGCGGGCAAACTCAAAATCGGCTTTGTCGATCAAAGTGGCGTGATCAAGGGCATTCCGAGCAGCTTTGATCCACAAACTGCCTCATTATATCTGCAATACCCTGATATCGACCAAGGTTTAGCGGCCTTGGAAAAAGCCGATATTCCAGCCTTGTATGTTATTCCTAGTGATTATGTGGCAACTGGCAAGGTGCAACGCTATAGCAACCAAGTCAATCCATTTGGCGATTCGCTCCAATCGTCGCTGCTTGAATTGCTCCTGAGCACCAGTTTATATCCCGATACTGGTAGCAGCTATGCCTTTTTAACCCAACAGCCAACCGCTCAGCTTAAAGTCGAAGGGCCAGACGGTCCAATCAACAAAGCTGCCAATGAAGGCGAACGTATGCAATCGGCCTTTATTTTGGGCATGGGCTTGGCATTGCTGTTGTATATCTCAATCTTCTCATCGGCCAACTTATTGTTGCAATCGCTGATCGAAGAAAAAGAAAATCGTGTGATTGAAGTGATGCTTTCGTCGCTCCGGCCACGCAGTTTGTTACAAGGCAAAATTCTTGGTTTAGGCTTATTGGGCTTAATTCAAGTCAGCATCTGGATCACGATTGGTGCGGTTGTAACTGGTCAGGGTGCGTCATTGAGCAGCATGCTGGCCAACGTTGAGATTCCACTTGGGGCGTGGTTTTTGGCTTTGATTAGCTTCTTGCTAGGCTATGCTATGTATGCCTCGCTGATGGCTGGAATTGGTGCGGTTGCCAATACCATGCGTGAAAGCTCGCAGCTAACCGTGATTGTTGGCTTGCCAATTATCATTCCGTTGATCTTTCTGAGCATCATTATTGATCAACCAAATGGTGGCTTTACCACAGCGCTCAGCATGTTCCCATTGACTGCGCCGGTTGTGCTGACAATTCGCAGCGTTTTAACCAACGTGCCATTTTGGCAAGTAGCGGTTTCGGTGGTCTTGATGACCCTGACCGTCTTGGGCTTGCAATTTGTTACGGCTCGTATGTTTCGGGCTAGCACCTTGTTGCGTGGTAGCAAAGCCTCGTTTGGGGCAATGTGGCAGGCCTTACGGCAACCAGAGTAA
- a CDS encoding prolyl oligopeptidase family serine peptidase: MRRRISLLLALLAILFTTMPASAEIVNVPYFEEPELLLDEDELLKLAQLQDNTYPRVGTTISPDDTTVVIGNYRYSDTGSAFLNVVDGSIVPIQPLQLPEDSDFFPLAATEMVWLDNDNIGQVLYDLFMGGMVLSINRYSGQISLYPVDLPFLPLSIAPNGSRLLVVTFDQLDLEAMRQSPDSVKLPFNIEAPKTTMERVQPKDRIAYYSHTDSRRHMSEETLDLAIFDLTTGELTPLYSVPDHTLLYDYAWSKDGSKFALIRDTVILGEGFGEKRLVDIMTQDALGGLSPKDNPLFTENVLDIFDLTTGNFQPEAWRAVDGDGRVVRDIEWSTDGQRYIVRLERPAQIAGRPHPTYIFPDMASFQFRSVDGTLQRELYAPELQTPEASGFFYLSPDEVLFNAVNGTNQGLYYFNQGSGEFRKVSSMDGTYFGVITTNMSRQLIFSYMSFNQPADVYRLNWDGQALSRLTWANAELEKINNIRVDNVSFTVSSGAQRNGFLIQPAGAEFPPKDVPIVMWQEGGPRATMTQIFASNTENPYNLLPNFGIAVLYVPLPGRLGFGPEFLNALADNDNFGKIDIDEGAEIIGQAISRGWTSQGKVGVTGCSYGGYFSAQSITRHPTRYAAANPQCTLLNNANEFHFGLGPLIAYLEGGTPMDKPAEYAADSPLNRADRVRTPTLLFHGEYDFLPVKYAVDFHDQIEIQKHRVKLVTFELEGHGLGDPANQYRAAQEQILWFRQYLSGSPSVAAEPVVTDAATMTVPETTDVIVFAETATFAAPSLQFGKNLITAE, encoded by the coding sequence ATGCGACGACGCATCAGCTTATTGCTGGCTTTGTTGGCGATCTTGTTTACGACAATGCCTGCCTCGGCAGAAATTGTCAATGTACCCTACTTTGAAGAACCTGAGTTGCTGCTTGACGAAGACGAGTTGCTTAAACTCGCGCAACTGCAAGACAACACCTATCCCCGCGTTGGCACCACGATCAGCCCCGATGATACAACCGTGGTGATTGGCAACTACCGTTATAGCGATACTGGTTCAGCTTTCTTAAATGTTGTTGATGGCTCGATTGTACCAATTCAGCCATTGCAACTACCCGAAGATAGCGATTTCTTCCCTTTGGCAGCCACCGAAATGGTTTGGCTTGACAATGACAATATTGGTCAAGTCTTATACGACCTGTTTATGGGTGGGATGGTGCTGTCAATTAATCGCTATAGTGGCCAAATTAGCTTGTATCCAGTTGATTTGCCATTCTTGCCGTTATCGATTGCACCTAACGGCTCACGCCTGTTGGTGGTAACCTTCGATCAACTTGATCTTGAAGCAATGCGCCAATCACCTGATTCGGTGAAGTTGCCCTTCAATATCGAAGCTCCTAAAACCACCATGGAGCGGGTTCAACCCAAGGATCGGATTGCCTACTATAGCCATACCGATTCACGCCGCCACATGAGCGAAGAAACCCTCGATTTGGCAATCTTCGATCTGACGACTGGCGAATTAACCCCACTTTACAGCGTGCCTGATCATACCTTGCTCTACGATTATGCTTGGTCAAAAGATGGCAGCAAATTTGCCTTGATTCGCGATACGGTGATTTTGGGCGAAGGTTTTGGCGAAAAGCGCTTGGTTGATATCATGACCCAAGATGCGCTTGGTGGTTTGTCGCCCAAAGATAACCCACTCTTCACCGAAAATGTGCTCGATATCTTCGATCTGACGACTGGCAACTTCCAGCCAGAAGCATGGCGAGCCGTTGATGGCGATGGTCGGGTGGTACGCGACATCGAATGGAGCACCGACGGCCAACGCTATATTGTGCGTTTGGAACGCCCAGCCCAAATCGCTGGTCGCCCACACCCAACCTATATCTTCCCAGATATGGCGAGTTTCCAATTCCGTAGCGTTGATGGCACGTTGCAACGTGAATTATACGCGCCCGAATTGCAAACCCCAGAAGCCTCGGGCTTCTTCTATCTCTCACCAGATGAAGTCTTGTTCAATGCGGTCAATGGCACCAATCAAGGCTTGTACTACTTCAACCAAGGCTCAGGTGAGTTCCGCAAAGTATCAAGCATGGATGGCACCTATTTTGGGGTGATTACCACCAACATGAGCCGCCAGTTGATCTTTAGCTACATGTCATTCAACCAACCAGCCGATGTCTATCGTTTGAACTGGGATGGCCAAGCGCTCAGTCGCTTGACTTGGGCTAACGCCGAGCTGGAAAAGATCAATAATATTCGGGTTGATAACGTTTCGTTTACCGTCAGCAGTGGCGCACAACGCAATGGCTTCTTAATTCAACCTGCTGGCGCTGAGTTCCCACCAAAAGATGTGCCAATCGTGATGTGGCAAGAAGGTGGCCCACGCGCCACCATGACCCAAATCTTTGCCTCAAACACCGAAAACCCTTACAACCTGTTGCCAAACTTTGGCATCGCCGTGTTGTATGTGCCACTGCCAGGCCGCTTGGGCTTCGGGCCAGAATTCTTGAACGCCTTGGCTGATAACGATAACTTCGGCAAGATCGACATCGACGAAGGCGCTGAAATTATTGGTCAAGCCATCTCACGTGGTTGGACTTCGCAAGGCAAAGTTGGGGTTACCGGTTGTTCATACGGCGGCTATTTCAGCGCCCAAAGTATCACCCGCCATCCAACTCGCTACGCTGCCGCCAACCCACAATGTACCTTGCTCAACAATGCTAATGAATTCCACTTTGGCTTGGGACCATTAATTGCCTACCTCGAAGGTGGCACACCAATGGATAAGCCCGCTGAATATGCCGCCGATTCGCCATTGAATCGCGCTGATCGCGTGCGCACCCCAACCCTGTTGTTCCATGGCGAATACGACTTCTTGCCAGTCAAGTATGCCGTTGACTTCCATGACCAAATCGAAATTCAAAAGCACCGCGTCAAGTTGGTGACGTTTGAACTCGAAGGCCACGGTTTGGGCGATCCAGCGAACCAATATCGCGCCGCTCAAGAACAAATCTTGTGGTTCCGCCAATATTTGAGCGGTAGCCCAAGTGTCGCCGCCGAGCCAGTCGTGACCGATGCCGCAACCATGACGGTACCTGAAACCACTGATGTCATCGTGTTTGCAGAAACCGCTACGTTTGCAGCACCAAGCTTGCAATTCGGCAAGAATCTGATTACTGCTGAATAA
- a CDS encoding thiamine diphosphokinase — protein MLAVIIADAPQADIRAALPLLSSTDLLIAADGGARHALNHGVTPHVIIGDLDSIQPATLEIMQARKVEIQRFPAAKNETDLELALLLAVERGADQIRILAALGGRPDMHMANQLLLTHPALIGRDVALLDANWEVRLIRDQLQLHGKLGLRVSLLPLGDVQGVRTEGLRYPLRDEDLPIGPARGVSNEFATESAQVSIRSGLLLAMIERELQSGYLA, from the coding sequence ATGCTAGCAGTTATTATTGCCGACGCGCCGCAAGCCGATATTCGGGCGGCTTTGCCTTTATTGAGCAGTACCGATTTATTGATTGCTGCTGATGGCGGGGCACGTCATGCCTTGAATCATGGCGTAACGCCGCATGTGATTATCGGCGATTTAGATTCGATTCAGCCTGCAACCTTGGAGATTATGCAAGCCCGCAAGGTTGAGATTCAGCGCTTTCCGGCGGCCAAAAACGAAACCGATCTGGAGTTGGCGTTGTTGTTAGCGGTTGAACGCGGCGCAGATCAGATTCGGATTTTGGCGGCGCTTGGTGGTCGACCCGATATGCATATGGCCAACCAACTCTTGCTGACCCATCCAGCCTTAATTGGGCGTGATGTGGCGCTGCTTGATGCCAACTGGGAAGTGCGCTTGATTCGTGATCAATTGCAGCTGCACGGCAAACTTGGTTTGCGGGTTTCGCTGTTGCCCTTGGGTGATGTGCAAGGCGTACGGACTGAAGGTTTACGCTACCCATTGCGCGACGAAGATTTGCCGATTGGTCCAGCGCGAGGCGTTAGCAACGAATTTGCAACAGAATCGGCGCAAGTTAGCATTCGCTCAGGGCTGTTGTTGGCGATGATCGAACGCGAGCTACAGTCGGGCTACTTGGCTTAA
- a CDS encoding HAD family hydrolase has product MPRPVFIDLYFTLIEPDPAYNWASLAAPLLGIEQHAFHAAAGRSYQARMVGTYRLAEEIVDQTLGYLGITVTPEVHATLTKQRLEFFSTLRVYPDSIPTLQALRARGHQIALVTNCSAETIPMMEPLGLLNLFDAIAYSCDVRSAKPEPGIYQHALNALGVDSREVVYVGDGDTQEHAGAAKFGMTTVLLQRPEAKVRAVQTDYVINSLTELLDLAPLSQGA; this is encoded by the coding sequence ATGCCACGACCTGTGTTTATCGATTTGTACTTTACCTTGATTGAACCAGATCCAGCCTACAACTGGGCCAGTTTGGCGGCCCCATTGTTGGGCATCGAACAGCATGCCTTTCATGCTGCGGCTGGGCGTTCATATCAAGCGCGGATGGTTGGCACCTATCGCTTGGCCGAAGAGATTGTTGATCAAACCTTGGGCTATTTGGGCATTACGGTTACGCCTGAAGTGCATGCCACGCTGACCAAACAACGCTTGGAGTTTTTCAGCACGCTTCGCGTTTATCCCGATTCGATTCCAACCTTGCAAGCCTTGCGAGCACGCGGCCACCAAATTGCCTTGGTTACCAACTGCTCAGCTGAAACGATTCCGATGATGGAGCCGCTGGGCTTGCTGAATTTGTTTGATGCAATTGCCTACTCCTGCGATGTGCGTTCGGCCAAGCCTGAGCCTGGCATTTATCAACATGCGCTTAATGCCTTGGGAGTTGATTCGCGTGAGGTGGTCTATGTTGGCGATGGCGACACCCAAGAGCATGCTGGCGCAGCCAAATTTGGTATGACCACTGTACTGCTCCAGCGGCCTGAAGCCAAAGTTCGGGCTGTGCAAACCGATTATGTAATTAACTCGCTGACTGAATTATTAGATTTAGCGCCACTGAGCCAAGGAGCCTAA
- a CDS encoding glycosyltransferase, with translation MDRPSVSIIVINFNGKKHLVDCLNSLFAQRYPSNALEIIVVDNASHDGSCDLIRQQFPKVRLIENRENLGFAPAVNQAVRLSQAQYVALINNDAKADPNWIEHLVADIEAHQAEKVLAVGAKMLNWEGQQIDFIQAALNIFGHGNQPFTRMPTASVAGQAGPQLFACGGAMLADRAAFLAIGGFDESYFAYFEDVDFGWRAWLLGYQIRFNPAAVVYHRQHATANTMGGHQIRTLLERNALRTIIKHYADEQLWRILPAALLLIIQRSLLDGSGGFDRKEFDLRLRKQGDQTSTMQVPKIMLSYIAALGDVLDGWESLWAERQRLQKLRQRSDAELFNLFEQPFGLIDIDIQLHMQQEQLIDSFKLRELMPNPTTNVLIVSIDPLHEALAGPAIRSVQIAKQLSQSCNVVLAAPDRSDLVIPNVQTIAFPSNDGTSLGELALNAEVLIVQGYSLQKYPQLVNAERILVVDLYDPFHFEALELAERRGLSLERAIELNDSSVAALTEQLALGDFFICASERQRDLWLGALTVSKRLTPEHYRNDPTLRKLIDIVPFGLPSEPPQATQPVMRGVIEGINHADVIALWGGGIWEWLDPLTIIRAMAELQQSYPQLKLVFMGGQHPNAQDVGVMQRYGEAVELAKQLGLYAKTVFFNQTWVAYDQRVNYLLEADLGVSAHHNHTETRFAFRTRLLDYLWASLPMIVSAGDSLADLVQQQQLGQVVAIEDVQGWVKALVHAAEQPADRQQRQAQFAQIQQAYTWEQACAPLVEFCRQPHYAADKRRTVKAQSKQQGHTSMRYRMDELDRVVAEKNDHIAQLEQHIKGLENGKVMRLLKWVNRLRKS, from the coding sequence ATGGATCGGCCCAGCGTTTCGATCATTGTGATCAATTTCAATGGTAAAAAACACCTTGTTGATTGTTTAAATTCGTTGTTTGCTCAGCGCTACCCAAGCAATGCGCTTGAAATAATCGTTGTCGATAATGCCTCGCACGATGGCTCTTGCGATCTGATTCGCCAGCAATTTCCCAAGGTTCGCTTAATTGAAAATCGTGAGAATCTGGGCTTTGCTCCAGCCGTCAATCAGGCTGTACGGCTCAGTCAAGCCCAATATGTGGCCTTGATCAATAACGATGCCAAAGCCGACCCTAACTGGATCGAGCATTTAGTTGCCGATATCGAAGCTCATCAAGCTGAAAAGGTGCTTGCGGTTGGCGCAAAAATGCTCAATTGGGAAGGCCAGCAGATTGATTTTATTCAAGCGGCGCTGAATATTTTTGGCCATGGCAATCAGCCTTTTACCCGTATGCCAACTGCCAGTGTTGCCGGCCAAGCTGGCCCACAACTGTTTGCTTGTGGTGGAGCCATGCTGGCCGATCGGGCGGCGTTTTTGGCCATTGGTGGCTTCGACGAAAGCTACTTTGCCTATTTTGAAGATGTCGATTTTGGCTGGCGAGCATGGTTGTTGGGCTACCAAATTCGCTTTAATCCAGCAGCAGTCGTCTATCACCGCCAACATGCCACCGCCAACACCATGGGCGGGCATCAAATTCGCACATTGCTTGAGCGCAACGCCCTGCGCACCATCATCAAACATTATGCCGATGAGCAATTGTGGCGCATTCTGCCAGCCGCCCTGTTATTGATTATTCAGCGCAGTTTGCTTGATGGCAGTGGTGGCTTTGATCGCAAAGAATTTGATTTACGTTTGCGTAAACAGGGCGATCAAACCAGCACCATGCAAGTCCCCAAAATTATGTTGAGCTATATCGCAGCCTTGGGCGATGTGCTTGATGGGTGGGAGAGCTTGTGGGCTGAACGCCAACGCCTACAAAAGCTTCGCCAACGTAGCGATGCTGAATTGTTTAATTTATTTGAACAACCATTCGGCCTGATCGATATTGATATTCAATTGCATATGCAACAAGAACAATTGATTGATAGCTTTAAATTGCGAGAACTTATGCCCAACCCTACCACAAATGTGTTGATTGTCAGCATTGATCCGTTACACGAGGCTTTGGCTGGTCCGGCAATTCGTAGCGTGCAAATCGCCAAGCAACTAAGCCAATCGTGCAACGTGGTATTAGCAGCGCCGGATCGATCAGATCTGGTTATTCCTAATGTCCAAACTATCGCCTTCCCTAGCAACGATGGCACAAGTTTGGGCGAGCTGGCGCTGAATGCTGAAGTGCTGATTGTCCAAGGCTATAGCTTGCAAAAGTATCCCCAATTGGTCAATGCTGAACGCATTTTGGTTGTCGATCTCTACGATCCATTTCATTTTGAGGCGCTCGAACTAGCCGAAAGACGCGGATTAAGCCTCGAACGCGCGATTGAGCTCAACGATTCAAGTGTGGCAGCCTTGACTGAACAGCTAGCGCTTGGCGATTTCTTCATCTGTGCTAGTGAACGCCAGCGCGATTTGTGGCTGGGAGCCTTGACCGTTAGCAAGCGCCTGACTCCAGAGCACTATCGCAATGATCCAACCTTGCGCAAACTGATCGACATCGTGCCATTTGGCTTGCCCAGTGAGCCACCCCAAGCAACCCAGCCGGTCATGCGTGGCGTAATTGAGGGCATTAATCACGCCGATGTGATTGCGTTATGGGGCGGCGGTATCTGGGAATGGCTTGATCCATTGACAATCATTCGCGCCATGGCCGAATTGCAGCAGAGCTACCCCCAATTAAAGTTGGTATTTATGGGCGGGCAACACCCGAATGCCCAAGATGTTGGGGTGATGCAGCGGTATGGCGAGGCTGTTGAACTAGCAAAACAGCTAGGTTTATATGCTAAAACGGTCTTTTTCAATCAAACCTGGGTCGCCTATGATCAACGGGTCAACTATTTGCTTGAGGCAGATCTTGGGGTTAGCGCTCATCATAATCATACTGAAACCCGCTTTGCTTTTCGCACGCGCTTGCTCGATTACCTCTGGGCCAGTTTGCCAATGATCGTTTCGGCGGGCGATAGTTTGGCCGATTTGGTGCAGCAACAACAGCTTGGCCAGGTTGTCGCAATCGAAGATGTTCAGGGTTGGGTTAAGGCGTTGGTGCATGCTGCCGAACAACCAGCCGATCGTCAGCAACGCCAAGCCCAATTTGCCCAAATCCAACAGGCTTATACGTGGGAACAAGCTTGTGCGCCGTTGGTCGAGTTTTGTCGCCAACCACACTATGCTGCCGATAAACGCCGCACCGTCAAAGCCCAAAGCAAGCAACAAGGCCACACCAGCATGCGCTACCGCATGGATGAGCTTGATCGGGTGGTTGCTGAAAAAAACGACCATATCGCTCAGCTTGAGCAGCACATCAAAGGCCTCGAAAATGGCAAAGTGATGCGCTTGTTAAAGTGGGTCAATCGGTTGCGAAAAAGTTAA